One window of Lytechinus variegatus isolate NC3 chromosome 2, Lvar_3.0, whole genome shotgun sequence genomic DNA carries:
- the LOC121409717 gene encoding forkhead box protein F1-A-like translates to MTQLESMSATLHSSTAMSGQHLPPSQGQNQSPQHHHHHHHVAHHQHNHQQPHQQLHHNQPQQQQQQQQQQQHQQQTTQSHQPAVPAVQPADSVGLEQCSSTDIPADSPTSQTDSSDKALNKKGGAGIRRHEKPPYSYIALIVMAIQSSPAKRLTLSEIYQFLMQRFPFFRGPYQGWKNSVRHNLSLNECFIKLPKGLGRPGKGHYWTIDPASEFMFEEGSFRRRPRGFRRKCHALRPPYTMMNAMPHHMLGMGGMDMFGQNSGPVAPSGLPGMQAGMNHMGHMNGMDGNMNMSMIGGPMSPHLANSAPNACSPNGGFMTSCSMSGGEYITASSAGTPPTPTGLYMNTATISGGGGLGMDSTQCSVSYAGGWGNTAANSRYIKQQPPECEDGSPHPAALQSHVDATNYITSTGTHHPVPDGIDMTQGKKENNFRI, encoded by the coding sequence ATGACTCAATTAGAGAGTATGTCTGCGACTCTTCATAGCTCGACTGCTATGTCGGGCCAGCATTTGCCGCCATCTCAAGGCCAGAACCAGTCTCCacagcatcatcaccaccaccatcatgtAGCTCATCACCAGCACAATCACCAGCAACCTCATCAACAGCTTCACCACAATCAACCGcagcaacaacagcaacagcaacaacagcagcagcatcaGCAGCAGACGACACAATCCCACCAGCCAGCGGTACCTGCCGTTCAGCCTGCCGACTCAGTCGGCTTGGAGCAGTGTTCGAGCACCGATATCCCGGCCGACTCGCCCACCAGTCAAACAGATAGCAGTGACAAGGCGCTAAACAAGAAGGGTGGGGCCGGTATCCGTCGCCATGAGAAGCCGCCCTATTCGTACATCGCTCTCATCGTGATGGCGATTCAGAGCTCGCCAGCCAAACGGTTGACGCTTAGCGAGATTTACCAGTTTCTCATGCAACGGTTCCCATTTTTCCGCGGTCCATACCAAGGATGGAAAAACTCTGTTCGCCACAATCTATCACTCAatgaatgtttcataaagctaccCAAAGGACTTGGACGGCCGGGAAAGGGACATTACTGGACCATCGATCCAGCCAGTGAGTTCATGTTCGAAGAAGGTTCATTTCGACGTCGACCGCGAGGTTTCCGACGAAAATGCCACGCTCTTCGACCTCCGTATACGATGATGAATGCGATGCCTCATCATATGTTAGGGATGGGAGGTATGGATATGTTTGGACAGAACTCGGGCCCCGTTGCTCCCAGTGGATTACCAGGCATGCAAGCTGGTATGAATCATATGGGTCACATGAATGGGATGGATGGGAACATGAACATGAGTATGATAGGCGGTCCGATGTCGCCACACCTTGCGAACAGCGCACCGAACGCCTGCTCGCCAAACGGCGGCTTCATGACCAGCTGCTCGATGTCGGGCGGGGAGTACATCACGGCCAGCAGCGCGGGGACGCCTCCGACTCCGACGGGCCTGTACATGAACACCGCCACCATCAGCGGCGGTGGCGGCTTGGGAATGGATTCAACGCAGTGCTCTGTCAGCTATGCCGGAGGTTGGGGGAACACGGCGGCGAATAGTCGGTACATCAAACAGCAACCTCCCGAATGCGAAGATGGTTCTCCTCATCCCGCTGCTCTCCAATCTCATGTAGATGCTACCAATTACATCACATCAACGGGAACGCATCATCCAGTACCAGATGGGATAGATATGACCCAAGGTAAGAAGGAAAACAATTTTAGAATTTAG